AGGCATGTAATCTGAGTTGATGCCTCCTACCTGTTATTGTTCTTAGTTCACATAGAGTAACTTTcgcattatttaaataacaatGTTTGTACGGATAAATTAGACTATAACAATATTTTccattatcataataatcattataattataacataaCTTCATTTTAAactcatttttaattttacttattgGTGTGTTTACATGCAAAACGTCTAGCGGCAAATGGTCATACAATATAGCTAGatatattttgcttatatTCTTGCATTCTATAttgtaatttaaaacattGGAACTTAGTCTATCCTTCGCTATAATTAAAAGACCGCTCGTGGCATAGTCCAGCTGACCACATATTCTAcaggatgaaaaaaaaaaaaagaaaatacatataacacaagacatataacatataacaaGTAGCATTTAATATATGGCGCATAATACTCATCATGCAGCAGTTTTCTCATTACACATGACATTTATCATCAACCATTTAACACATTACATGTAATATTAACATCCCGCAGTTTCAAAATTTACAACTCAGAATAATGGgcgtaataattataatactatatatGTTTCACTATACCTCATAACACCcaaatttttccttttttgtcgAAGTAAAGTTTCTACAGATGGGTACATGCTATCATACTTCCCCTTTTCCAATTTAATATCATATGGTTTATTTAAAActaggaaaaaattattttcatatactatttttaaattgtgtCCTTTGTAACTTTTATATGTGCCagcattattaataataccaTCCTCCTCCTTCATAATTTTACCCTTCCTTATAACGAACTTATTTTCTAAGGAGCAAAATccactttttttaaacagAAATAAAGCCTTCCCTTCTTTATAATGATTTGatacattatttaaaattctactaaaattcatttttcattttttttttttttaaaaaagtatcaCTCTTTTGGCTATTTTCTGACTTGCTCATATTTTTCACAAAAAAGggtaaatttaattttttttggaaaaaggCTCTCCACactgaacatatatatttatatatatgcgtatgtattatgcaaaaatatatttattattatgcgTATATTTATCCGTACAAAATATTCAAACATCTAATgtgttaaaataatatttgtagCAACGCatgttcttattttatttcattttaaactAATTAGTTTCTCCTCCCTTTTTTACGTTCCTTATACATGTAATAAGtttcatactttttttttattgtattctccttttaaatttatatacctcgctgttttcttcttttttttctttttccaatCGTACTTTGCACTTCTGCTAAAAGAGGATGTAGAGTTCTATTCGAATTTTACATTACGATTGTCACTCTCCGATAAAATCGCAAAAAATCGCAGCAATTACACATTcgtaatataaacaaataaaaagatttactagtgaaaaaaaaaaatatatgtaagcaagaaaataatgttacaatattatttacttctttaaaaaaaaaaaaaaaaaaaaaaaaaacgtgAAATATTCTCTTTCctcaatatataatttaacgttaaaaaaaaagaaaaacatgtAAAGAGTAGCacataaaaagataaacaaTACAATTTAAAGATTATGTTTAAAAGCAACAAATTgctacttctttttttcatcttcttGAACATtggaaaaagtaaaaagaccaaaaataatttatactaCAATTTTCTGGGCTCAGTTAATGAACagttaataaataatgactatattttttcccatcgtaaacaaaaaaatgaagtagGTAAAGGTACACCAAAAAATAAACCAGGAACATATTTCTTAAAGTATAGCAACAAAAATACCAATagattaaattattataaaacagTGGGAAGCAACAATGACAAAAcgagcaaaataaaaagtaccCTATGTGAAACACGCAACGAAGAAGGTCTTAACaaaggtaataataatgtaaaaaatgtagaacTAAAAGAGGCATCTTTATCAGATAGAACAGAAATTTTAAGCGAAGAAACCCAAACTATTAACAAGAATGAAGAATTCAAACCTAATATTTTTGattatgatattaaaaatcagttagataaagaaataatagcACGAAAACTAGAAGATCAAAAGAAtgaagttataaaaaaagtaaaattgcCAATAATAGGAACACAATTGAAACCATCGGGGGGCTTtacaaaagaaattttaagtataataaGAGATAGTAATAACTATATTAATGTAGTTAatgaagaaattataaaagataaaatagataaaaaaataagtggTAAtgatttatccttttttgaTACAGATGAAACATTAGAACAACATGAGATTAAGTacctaaataaaatatatgataacaaCCAtgttttgaatatttataattttcttttagtatggaaagaaaaaaagaatctAGACTTATCTGTCTTTGTTTCCAAAATTACAGAAAATTCGAATCTCCTTCCAGGGGAAAGGACagtaattaaattttctgAAGTTGAAAAAgttgaatttttaaaaaaaattaaaaaaaatagaaatgtaTGTGTAGCTATGATTTTTGTTGACAACAAAAGTAGAAGAAGCGATGAAAAAGCAATTAATCATAACATGTTCCCAATTGGAATCCTTGCACACCCATTagatatttcattattagatAAGAGTGGTGAAATATCTGTGTTAAATTTATACcgatttaaaattaatagttATAATGTTACGAATACTGATTTTCTTGTAAACGCAGAACTTTTTGTTGACAGTAACacatctttaaaaaattctgaaTTAACAcaagaaaataagaaaattattataaatatgtatgataaaatattagatCTTAAAATGagatataatgaaaaaattggaGAAACTacagaaaatgaaaaattaaaacaccTTGAGAAAATAATGGAGAGAATTGATGAATATGTTAATGTcctaaacataaataaatcaaTTGATTTTAGAGATAATAAACTAAACTTTTATACCTCATTATATTTAGAatacttttcctttttaccCTTAGATATACATGCTAATGTACACACAAAATTGCAAATGATGTATACCGACAACACAGAATTGCGTCTGCATAATGTCAAAACATTTCTGATGCAAATTTATGACGACTTAAAAAGCAAGTTAAAAGGCCTTtagcaaaaaagaaaaaaattattatattcattattattgctataattgttataatatctatttaatactaaaaaaaaaaaaacaatagaCCACTTTTTCGTTGGCTTGCGCCATTGAGCATATGAATACTCTTTCGTAGCTAAGTTTTAATATCTCTTAAATAACCAGTATAactgatttattttttattttattttttgaatgtCTCATTGTTTTACCTTCATTTCTTTCTTATAATTAAGTTAATGTTACAACGTAAATTATCCAATTTTTAAACTAGGAACCGGTAAAAATTAGGCATGTTCGCACGattgcacatatataaatatataaacagaaatatatatatatatatagttaagCGTATGTATTAACGTTTtctgattttttttcttaagcTATTTTTATggacttttcttttttaaataacttttgtgctgaactttttttttaaactatttTTACGAAGACCTATTTTTTCAaagtatattcatattaacattatttcGTAAGCTATTGATATAATgacatttttttatgcttcttgttaatttttttttttttttttcttgtttaattaagtgtaaatttttattttcaaaaggatttaatacatttgaaataagaaaaaataacaaaataaaaaaaaaaaaaaaaaaatcctttTTGAAAGttcttttaatttcaattaaagatattataCGTACGTAGTAGTTTTTACCAGTTctgaaaatgtaaaaaagtgCTTTAGatcttacttttttataagaaaaaggGGCTTGTGTGATActtacatatgtgtatgt
The window above is part of the Plasmodium malariae genome assembly, chromosome: 10 genome. Proteins encoded here:
- the PmUG01_10023200 gene encoding conserved Plasmodium protein, unknown function — protein: MFKSNKLLLLFFIFLNIGKSKKTKNNLYYNFLGSVNEQLINNDYIFSHRKQKNEVGKGTPKNKPGTYFLKYSNKNTNRLNYYKTVGSNNDKTSKIKSTLCETRNEEGLNKGNNNVKNVELKEASLSDRTEILSEETQTINKNEEFKPNIFDYDIKNQLDKEIIARKLEDQKNEVIKKVKLPIIGTQLKPSGGFTKEILSIIRDSNNYINVVNEEIIKDKIDKKISGNDLSFFDTDETLEQHEIKYLNKIYDNNHVLNIYNFLLVWKEKKNLDLSVFVSKITENSNLLPGERTVIKFSEVEKVEFLKKIKKNRNVCVAMIFVDNKSRRSDEKAINHNMFPIGILAHPLDISLLDKSGEISVLNLYRFKINSYNVTNTDFLVNAELFVDSNTSLKNSELTQENKKIIINMYDKILDLKMRYNEKIGETTENEKLKHLEKIMERIDEYVNVLNINKSIDFRDNKLNFYTSLYLEYFSFLPLDIHANVHTKLQMMYTDNTELRLHNVKTFLMQIYDDLKSKLKGL